One region of Nycticebus coucang isolate mNycCou1 chromosome 10, mNycCou1.pri, whole genome shotgun sequence genomic DNA includes:
- the TMEM79 gene encoding transmembrane protein 79 — MTEPESLALLEVKGSEALEKSPPQVLVPNGLQPEGEGGGESPGAESLRMESSAGSPTATEGAEHGLDSTVSEAATLPWGTGPQPSAPFPDPPGWRDTEPEPLESEPPAKLEELPDDDANLLPEKAARAFVPIDLQCIERRPQEDLIVHCEASEGERRTFLPTRATHPEPPECKWAEAVVRPPGHSCRGCGSCGGREGLRAVASVGAALILFPCLLYGAYAFLPFDAPRLPTMSSRLVYTLRCGVFATFPIVLGLLVYGLSLLCFSALRPFGEPRREVEIHRQYVAQSVQLFILYFFNLAVLSTYLPQDTLKLLPLLTGLFAISRLIYWLTFAVGRSFRGFGYGLTFLPLLCMLAWNLYYMFVLEPERMLTAESRLDYPDHARSAADHRLRPWG, encoded by the exons ATGACAGAACCTGAGAGCCTAGCCCTGCTGGAAGTGAAGGGTTCTGAGGCCCTGGAGAAGAGCCCACCCCAGGTCTTGGTCCCTAATGGGCTGCAGCcagaaggggaaggtgggggcGAATCCCCCGGTGCTGAGTCTCTCAGAATGGAATCTTCAGCTGGGTCTCCCACAGCCACTGAGGGGGCTGAGCATGGTCTAGACAGCACAGTAAGTGAAGCTGCCACCTTGCCCTGGGGAACTGGACCCCAGCCCAGTGCTCCGTTCCCAGATCCCCCTGGCTGGCGGGACACTGAGCCAGAGCCCCTTGAATCAGAACCCCCTGCAAAGCTAGAGGAGCTGCCTGATGATGATGCCAACCTCCTGCCTGAAAAGGCGGCTCGCGCCTTTGTGCCCATTGACCTTCAGTGCATTGAACGGCGGCCCCAAGAAGACCTCATCGTGCACTGTGAGGCAAGCGAGGGTGAGCGCCGGACCTTCCTGCCCACCCGGGCCACCCACCCTGAGCCTCCTGAGTGCAAGTGGGCTGAGGCAGTGGTGAGGCCACCTGGCCATTCCTGCAGAGGCTGCGGGAGCTGTGGAGGCCGTGAGGGGCTGAGGGCCGTGGCCTCTGTGGGAGCTGCGCTCATCCTCTTCCCCTGCCTGCTGTACGGGGCCTATGCCTTCCTGCCCTTTGATGCCCCACGGTTGCCCACCATGAGCTCCCGCCTGGTCTACACGCTGCGCTGTGGAGTCTTTGCTACTTTCCCCATCGTCTTGG GGCTCCTGGTGTATGGGCTGAGCCTGTTATGCTTCTCTGCCCTTCGGCCCTTTGGGGAGCCACGGCGGGAGGTGGAGATCCACCGACAGTACGTGGCACAGTCAGTCCAGCTCTTCATTCTCTACTTCTTCAACTTGGCCGTGCTTTCCACCTACCTGCCCCAGGATACCCTCAAGCTGCTCCCTCTGCTCACTGGTCTCTTTGCCATCTCCCG GCTGATCTACTGGCTGACCTTCGCTGTGGGCCGCTCCTTCCGAGGCTTTGGCTATGGCCTGACATTCCTGCCGCTACTGTGCATGCTGGCCTGGAACCTCTACTACATGTTTGTGCTGGAACCTGAGCGCATGCTCACTGCCGAGAGCCGCCTGGACTACCCTGACCATGCTCGCTCAGCTGCAGACCACAGGCTGCGACCCTGGGGCTGA